One genomic window of Arachis hypogaea cultivar Tifrunner chromosome 8, arahy.Tifrunner.gnm2.J5K5, whole genome shotgun sequence includes the following:
- the LOC112706967 gene encoding dnaJ protein homolog, protein MFGRAPKKSDNTKYYEILGVSKEASQDDLKKAYKKAAIKNHPDKGGDPEKFKELAHAYEVLSDPEKREIYDQYGEDALKEGMGGGGGGHDPFDIFQSFFGGSPFGSGGGGSRGRRQRRGEDVVHPLKVSLEDLYLGTSKKLSLSRNVLCSKCNGKGSKSGASMTCAGCQGTGMKVSIRHLGPSMIQQMQHPCNECKGTGETINEKDRCPQCKGEKVVQEKKVLEVHVEKGMQNGQKITFPGEADEAPDTVTGDIVFVLQQKEHPKFKRRDEDLFVEHSLSLTEALCGFKFVLTHLDGRQLLIKSNPGEVIKPDSYKAINDEGMPMYQRPFMKGKLYIHFSVEFPESLIPDQVKALEAVLPPKPTSQLTDMELDECEETTLHDVNMEEEMRRRQQAQQEAYDEDDDMHGGHQRVQCAQQ, encoded by the exons ATGTTTGGGAGGGCGCCAAAGAAGAGCGATAACACCAAGTACTATGAGATCCTCGGAGTATCGAAGGAGGCTTCGCAGGACGATTTGAAGAAGGCTTACAAGAAAGCCGCCATCAAGAATCATCCTGACAAAGGAGGTGATCCTGAGAAG TTTAAAGAGCTGGCACATGCTTATGAGGTGCTGAGTGACCCGGAGAAGCGTGAGATTTATGATCAATATGGTGAAGACGCACTTAAGGAAGGAAtgggtggcggtggtggtggccATGATCCATTTGATATCTTCCAGTCTTTCTTCGGGGGAAGTCCATTTGGCTCCG GTGGTGGCGGCAGTAGAGGACGGAGGCAGAGACGCGGCGAAGATGTGGTTCACCCCCTGAAGGTCTCTTTGGAGGACCTTTACCTTGGGACTTCCAAGAAGCTTTCTCTTTCACGGAATGTCTTGTGTTCTAAATGCAACGG GAAAGGGTCGAAATCTGGAGCTTCAATGACATGTGCTGGCTGTCAAGGTACTGGTATGAAGGTTTCCATTAGGCACCTTGGTCCCTCTATGATTCAGCAAATGCAGCATCCTTGCAATGAATGCAAGGGTACTGGAGAAACAATCAATGAGAAAGACCGGTGCCCACAATGCAAGGGCGAGAAAGTCGTCCAAGAGAAGAAAGTGCTTGAGGTGCATGTGGAGAAGGGAATGCAGAACGGGCAGAAGATTACATTCCCTGGTGAAGCTgatgaagca CCCGATACAGTCACTGGAGATATTGTCTTTGTCCTTCAACAGAAGGAACATCCCAAGTTCAAGAGAAGGGATGAAGACCTCTTTGTCGAGCACTCGCTGTCCCTGACTGAGGCTTTGTGTGGCTTTAAGTTTGTGCTCACTCACTTGGATGGGCGGCAACTTCTCATCAAGTCAAATCCTGGAGAAGTTATTAAGCCTG ATTCTTACAAGGCAATAAACGATGAGGGAATGCCAATGTACCAGAGGCCCTTCATGAAGGGGAAGCTTTACATTCACTTCTCGGTAGAATTTCCTGAATCTCTGATCCCTGATCAGGTGAAAGCTTTGGAAGCTGTTCTGCCACCAAAACCTACTTCACAGTTGACTGACATGGAGCTGGACGAGTGCGAGGAGACCACACTGCACGATGTGAACATGGAGGAAGAGATGAGGAGGAGGCAACAGGCTCAGCAGGAGGCATACGACGAGGACGATGATATGCACGGTGGTCATCAGAGAGTACAGTGCGCTCAGCAGTGA